AGGTTCCTGTGGATGGCGTCCCAGGCCTCGCTGAAGCTACAGCCTTCTAACCAAAGCCAGCAGGCCCCTCCCAACATCACCTCCTGCGAGGGCGCCCCGGAAGCCTGGGATCTGCTGTGTCGGGTGCTGCCAGGGTTTGTCATCACTGTCTGTTTCTTTGGCCTCCTGGGGAACCTTTTAGTCCTGTCCTTCTTCCTTTTGCCTTGGCGACGATGGTGGCAGCAGCGGCGGCAGCGCCTAACCATAGCAGAAATCTACCTGGCTAACTTGGCAGCTTCTGATCTGGTGTTTGTGCTGGGCCTGCCCTTCTGGGCAGAGAACGTTGGGAACCGTTTCAACTGGCCCTTTGGAAGTGACCTCTGCCGGGTGGTCAGCGGGGTCATCAAGGCCAACCTGTTCATCAGCATCTTCCTGGTGGTGGCCATCAGTCAGGACCGCTACAGGTTGCTGGTATACCCCATGACCAGCTGGGGGAACCGGCGGCGACGGCAAGCCCAAGTGACCTGCCTGCTCATCTGGGTAGCTGGGGGCCTCTTGAGCACCCCCACGTTCCTTCTGCGTTCCGTCAAAGTCGTCCCTGATCTGAACATCTCTGCCTGCATCCTGCTTTTCCCCCACGAAGCTTGGCACTTTGTAAGGATGGTGGAGTTGAACGTTTTGGGTTTCCTCCTCCCATTGGCTGCCATCCTCTACTTCAACTTTCACATCCTGGCCTCCCTGAGAGGACAGAAGGAGGCCAGCAGAACCCGGTGTGGGGGACCCAAGGACAGCAAGACAATGGGGCTGATCCTCACACTGGTAGCCTCCTTCCTGGTCTGCTGGGCCCCTTACCACTTCTTTGccttcctggatttcctggtccAGGTGAGAGTGATCCAGGACTGCTTCTGGAAGGAGCTCACAGACCTGGGCCTGCAGCTGGCCAACTTCTTTGCTTTTGTCAACAGCTGCCTGAACCCACTGATTTATGTCTTTGCAGGCCGGCTCTTTAAGaccagggttctgggaactttATAAGTGATGCACCTCTTTATAAAATGCCGGTATTGCCCAGTAGGAAAGAACTCTTCCAACTGTCCTGCTGGAATTGAAACAGCATTGAGCCAAGAAGCCTGGCTTCTTGACCAACCGTCTCTGCTATCATAGGGACCATCTGGTTGGCTGAGCCACAGCCCACAAAGATGCCGGAGGACAGAGTAATCGGAGGACAGGGTAGCCGGAGGACAGGGTAGCCGGGACCTCGCAGATGCACTTAATAAGGATCCGGAGATTAGGCTGATCCTGAAGCTTTTCAGAGGCAGAGCGAGAACAGCCACAGAGGTCCTTTTAAGATGGGATTAGAAAGGGCTGGAATGTGTGAGGTCAGAAGCAGAGGTCAGAGAATTGTGAGGAATGGACCACCAGCCAGGATGGCAGGCACCCTtagaggctggaaaaaaaaaagaacacagacaGACATCCTCTCTGGaacctccagaaaaaaaaaaaaaaaaaaaaaaacccagcctggCCAACATGCTGACTTCAGCCGTGTCCCCCATGATGGTGAGAGAATAAAGTTGTGCTCTGATTTGCCAAGTTTGTGGTTATTCCTACAGCAACGGCAGGAAACTTATACAAGCACCCAGCAAGCGCCGGGTTTTATGCTTCCATTCACCCAGACCTTCCTAGGCGGACGCTGAGGAGGGCAGAGGTGAGGTAGCTGCAGACCCAGCCCAGAAGGAGCTTGCAAAGCTCTAAGTGACCCTAACTCGGAACAGGGAGCTCCACAGGCTGCAGACAGAGCAGCTCCCAGGGAACAGGTCAGTTCCTCCCGAAGCTCCATGTAGGGTGGACGCTGGGGCCCATGGAGTCTGGCAGGAAGAGCTAAGTGCTTACCCAGTCTTTGCAGTGGGGAGGCTGTTGCCTGGAGTTCACATGAATACTATCAAATGCTGGAGCCTCCATCCAATCTCTCCTTGGCTTCAAGGATCCAAAGGGGACCCTCCCAGgacctctgcctccaaagagctCTGGATGCTATCCAAGAGAGTGTCACAAGACAGAAGCACCCATCCAGGTGACAGGGTGGGTATGAAAGCACAGAGCAGTGGGGGCTGGCTGGGACCGATGGAGAAGTCTTCTGGGGAGAGACAGAGCCtggctttgggaaaaaaaaaaaaaccagcagttGGCCAAGCAAAATGGGGAAAGGGCATGGTCCAGAAAGAGCGCCAAGCTAGATGCAGAGTTGTGGGCTCGCAAGTTAGGATAAAGGAGTTGGAAGAGAGGCAAGGATGTCACAGAGGCAGGAGTTAGAGGAGAAAAGACGCAGTGTGTGGCTCTTTGGTACCCACCGACAAATGGAGCTCACAGAGCCAAAGGTGTTCTGGGGCTCCGAGGAGACCTGCTGAATACACCGAGCAGGATTCTGTGGTGGGAACGTACTCACTGATGCTTTGCAAACACCACAAGGCCTTCAGACTGTCCTGGGGTTGGATTTTGGCATATAGACTGTCGTGGTTCTGGGAGGCTGAGAGTGTCAGTCTGCCTGTGGGGAATGGGCTGAGGGATAGAAGGAAGCAAGCCTGAGTGGTACAGTAGTCAGCTTCCCCTCGCTGTGACATTATACCTGGAAATGTCAACGTAAGGAGGGGGAAGGTCTGTCTCCACTCACAGCTTCAGAGGTTGTGGGTTAGGGGCAGTGCAGGGCATCTTGGCAGGGGTGCGTGGTGCAAAGGCAGACAGGACCTAGGGTCCCAAATATCTCCTCTAAGGGCACGGCCCCATGGTCCAACCTCCTAAACATCCAACCACCTCCCAGGAGCATCACAGGCTGGCCAAGCCTTTGCCCTGTGGGCCTCTAGGGGACACTGCAGATCCCGGCATTAGCAGGAGTGACATCAGAAGAGAAACAGAGCAGGGACGATGCTGTGGGAACGCCTGAACCAGAGTGCAACAGAGAGCAAGGGTGGTGTCCTCAAACATCCTGGCAGGACAGCTGTTCCAGGGGTGACAAGGACAAGGCAGGCACTGGGGCAGGGGTAGGGTTGGGGGATGAAGGATAGTGAGTGAGATAAGAAATAGAGACTCAAGGAATTGCACAGGtggtggtggatggatggatggatggatggatggatggatggatggatggctagaCCCACCATCAGGGAAGACTCTAAAGGCCTGAGGAAGAGAGGAACAAGGTCGCTGTCCAGGGATGGGGAAGGCACAATGACTAGACATTCTAGATGCATGGGAGATAAGTGATGAGCATCTGTCACATCTGCACAGAAGGGGTTAGTGGTCACAGAGCAGCCCAAACACGGTGATATgggttgtatatgcttggcctagggagtggcactattaaaaggtgtggtcctgttggagtaggtgtgtcaccatggTGTTCAGGGTTtaaggccctcatcctagctgtctggaaaccagtattctgctagcagccttcagatgaagatgtagagctctcagctcctcctataccttgcctgcctggatgctgccatgtttccaccttggtgataatggactgaacctttgaacctgtaagccagcacccaGTTAAatgatgtccttataagagttgccttggttgtggtgtctgttcacagcagtaaaaccctaattaagacacatAGACTTACTCAGTCACTGAAAAGTATCCCAGTACTCCTGGAACTTGGCCATGGGTTTGCCAGGCTGGGCCCCCAGAACCTTGGTACTTACTCTATGGCCATTTCCCTAGCTTAATGTTTTCCTGGAGAGTATAGTGTGTTCTGAACATATCCGTAGGATCCAACCTGCTTGTGTGTCCACTTTGGACCCCATGGATTTAAACAATGCTTTTGAAATCGTTGCTGATGTGAAATCCCACGTAAGAGTGGAGATCTCCAGCTTGTGTGAACAGCAGACAATGTGCTTGTCCAGTCAGCAGGTGGTCTAGCCTCTGGCCACTGCTATTGGCACTGAGAACTCTGCAAGAGTGAACAAGAGGGGGGCATTCCCAGTGCTGTCGGGATGATCCTCTGGGGCTCCCTGGGACACAGGTACCTTGTGGCAGTATACTGAGTATAGTGTCTTCCCACGGGTGTCACACATGCCTGGCTGCACCCGATATAGTTCAGTGCCTGATGGGTCCTATGAGGACCACAGCATCCTGTGAGCCATGTGGGACTGTGAGTTATCTTGCATCTTCTTGATTCCCTGGTGGGGTCTGCCACTTTATGTCAATGTCCAAGGGAGAAAGAGATCCAGGAAGATGCCACATGCCTCAGGCACAGGGGCTGAATGTGCCTGCTAGTCTGACTTCTGTGCTGGTGTGAGTTCTGGGCCCCTAGACAAGAACTTAGGACCAAGGATCTGAAGCAAAAGCAGGAGATGGTAGGCCATTGACACAGCACCAGTGTCTCCTCCAGTGCTGAGATCAGAACACAAATGTATTTCTCATGgctctgtgtgcgtgtgtacaagTATGCAGGTACATGTGAATTCAACAGGACAGactcaagctggagagatggctcagaggttaatagcactgactgttcttcctagaggtcctgagttcaattcccagcaaccacatgttgactcacaaccatgtgtaatgggcatctgatgccctcttctggcatgtctgaagacagtgacagtgtactcacatacattaaacaaacaaacaaacaaataaataaggacaATCACATATCTTTTGAGAAAGGGCCTCTTATTAACCTAGACCTCAACAATTAGGGTGGGCTGGTTGGCCCGGATGCCCAGGgaccctcctctctctgcctacCCAGTGCTCGCATCACAAGCtcaggccaccatgcctggaattttacatgggggctggacttgaactcaggtcctggagCTTGCCAGACAAGCACTTGTCTGAGCTAGTCCTCTGGTCCTGAACTCTTCCTTCCCAACCTGCATAGATGGAATGGATGGTTGACACAACACTTCCTGGAGTCCCATCTTTAAGAGGGAGCTGGCATGTGGACCTTGAAAACCCTGCCCACAGGTCTGCAGGTTTCAGAGACACAAGAAACTCTAAGGCAGACACCTGACTTATGGGGCGAGGCACACGAAAGGCCTGGAGTTCAGCTGGACAGCAGGATGGCAGCTGGCAGCGCCACACAGGAAGGCTGCTGTGTTCCTCTGTTCAGCTGCAGGGGAGAGTGTGGCCTTGGTTCAGAGCAAGTGCTAGAGAAGAAAGAAGTTATTTTTCAGTTCCCATAGGTCTGGTGACTGGCTCTGCTGGCACATTTCACTTAGGACTGAGCTCAGTCACACCTGGGGTGCCAACACTGGTGTGGACAGTGAATTAGCCAGAGGTCCCCCATATCTCCTAGGAACTCCTACTTTCTCTTTTAGAGGGGCTAAGTCCAGAGGTCCCCCAGGGTCCTGCCAGCTTCTGGACCTGTCTTACTTTTGGTGCTCTGAACAGATAAGGAGACAGGCTCTCATCAGGGCTAAGCCCCTCCAAATCCTAGCTTGGCCAAGACAGGTTCTTGTTCTCTGTAGATGAATTAATTATGTTTGGTGGGAAAGCACTCCGCAagcctccctccaccccacccccactgcagcTCTTGGAGGCCTAGGGACCAGACTAAGGCTATGTTGATGCTTTGGTTACAATTTAGCTGATCTCTGAGTACCTTAGGTTCTTCCTACCAATAGAGCTGCTGATTGCTTCATAGACTGGGTCTGGCCACCCTAACAAGAAAGGCATTTCACCTTCAATAAGCCACTTACAATAGATTAAGTAGAAACAGGAGATCATCCAGTACGGCCATAGTGAGGGGATGAGGAGGCCAGTGACTCTCCACAGGCCAGGGGTACGAGTATCTAAGTCGCTCTGGTTAGGGTGTGGTCCTTCCTATCACTGACCCATCACGGTCTCAGCTCCAGTCTCGATGGCAACCTGGTCCGACAAGCTGTCAGAGCTGCATGACATCTTTCTGGGAGATTCCTTCTCCTCTGACTAGCTCCAAGGGATAAAGCCACAGATCAGGAGTGTCCCAGTACATGAGCTCATGCAGGTGTCTCATATTCAGATCAGAGCACCAAAGTTTGGAGTGTTTTTCTGGCCAGTGATGGTAGGTGGTTGAGCCTTGCTTCTCAGCCAGCTGTGACTGCCATTCTTGCTGCTCATTCAATTCAGAGCAAGAGTGGGCTcattcagctgggcagtggtggcacatgcctttaatcccagcactcgggaggcagaggcaggcggatttctgagttcgaggccagcctggtctacagagtgagttccaggacagccagggctacacagagaaaccctgtttcaaaaaacaaacaaacaaaaaacaaaacaaaaacaaaacacatacacacacaaaaccaaacaaacaaaaaagagtgggCTCATTCGGCAGCAGGAAATGAGCCCCACACCATGGAAGGTTCAAGGTCACAGACCTCCATGTCCTTCTGTTACAGCCAACGTGGAAACCTTGTGTTAAAATGGTTCATAAAGAtctggccaggcaatggtggtacatgcctttaatccaagtgGGAGTCAGGGGCAGACTGATCTCTATGAGTTAGAGGCATGCTCTTACCAGAGCCTAGCTCTTAGATATCCCAACCTCCAGGACTATACAAAATTAAGTGTCTTGGAGCAGTGAGGTTGCTCAGTGTtgataaaggcatttgccacaaaAACTGAtgccctgagtttaatcccagaaccccatatagtggaaggagaaaaatgactCTTGCAAGTGGTcctcacacctgtgcacacaggagtgtacacacacacacatacgcacatcacacaaactttgaaaaagaaataagtatatttaaaattttatatactttTCTTTGTAAATGTCCATTTTGACTGCTTGGCTATAGCCACAGGAAATGGATATGTGAGCATTCTGTATTACAGGGAACTTAAATTCCAAACACTGGGTTGTCTTCTACTGTTTACATTTTGAGACACCCTAAGCTattcagattggccttgaacttgggactcagttcctgtgtcctgagcagGTGGGGCTGAAGTCTCAGTGAGTTCCGGTTGAGAGTTACACAGCACTCTTAACTCAGGGTGTTATAAAGTCAAACTGCACAGCACCACCAGGAATAGCCTACCCTACAGAATTCAACACAAATGTCTCTGATCTGACGAGTATTTCATAGGTGTATACTCTTCTCTCCAACCCAGGTAATGTAGTGCAGTTCCCCAAGAGCAGCCTCCAGGGCAGTGTGGTTAGCCTTAGAGGTGAGACCAGATCTGAGCACTGAATGGAAGTGCAAATCCAATGACTGCAGCAGGGGAGGCTGGGTCAGTTGTGACAGGATGAGGAGTGATCAGCCAGCTATGTCCTTCTCTCAGACCTGTCTCCTGCCAGGGAGTGCAGCCCCACCTATCACTGACCagcttttctccttcctcatctACTGCCCATCTGAAGATGGGAGTAGGTATGCCTGAATTTGGGCTGTCAGgctttggcagcaagtgcctttacccacggagccagTCCGTTTGCTGGAGCAACATGTTTAAAATTCTGAATTGAAACAAACCTCAACTTAGACACAAGCATGATTCTGAACAGGATTTTTTCTGAAGCCTTCTCTAGGTGCAAAGGGTCCTATCTTACCCGGTCGAAGGGGCCACACTAAAGGAATCAATTCCCAGTTGAGAGCATGGGCgccctctgctggcaaggaaggcAGCTTGCTCTGCACACTTTTTCAAGGGGAGCCTTCTAAGGACCACAAGGGATCGTTTCCCAGGCAAGTCTGCGCATGCTCTCGCTGCCGCTTGGTactgagagaaggaggaaggagaaccaAGGGCAACATGAAAGGCTTCATCTCAAAACACAAACCcacagggctggagggatggctcagagattaataACACttaccactcttccagaggacctggtttggttCCCACCATTCacaggtggctcactaccatctgtaaccCTGGCTCCATGGGGTTTGtctccttcttctgacctctgcaggcagcaggcaccCACGTGGGATACAAACAAACATGTATGCAAGTACCATCATGCACATAAAAAGTGAAATctcaacaacccccccccaaaaaaaaaccctacaaacagCTCCAAAGTCAAACAAGGCGACTGTCCCCCTTGAATTATTTTTTCCGAtctctttaaaatgctttaaaaggGCTAGCGAAATGGCTCATTGAGTGGAAAAATGCCTGGGCACAGGACAGTCACCTGTTACTGAACctaatcagcaagctccagggtcagtgagagactgcATCTCACAGTGAGAGACACCCTCGAAGTGGGGGGCATGAGGGGGGGAGGACAGCATTCCATGGGACAGAAAAGGCACCAGAGGGAGAAAGCCAACCTCAGATAACTGCTGCCAGCTTGCTTAGAGCACTTCTTTTGGCATGTACTCATGATAAATAACTGTTGCATGTCCAGCCATAAAATGGGACATCTATGTTACCCCCTCCAATGCTCGGGGACCATCACCAGGAAGGCGGAAAGAGCCTAAGAATGGGAGGGAGCGGGGAGAGCATGTGCAAAGCTGATTTCTGGGCAGGACCTAGCCTTTGCACTCCTAAACTCCCAGCGGCCATGACTAACTGCACTAGATCTGCCCAAGACTGGCCCATCAACACCTCGTCatggcagaggggaggggaccCTGAGGCCCCATTCTTctctgaggagctattgacagttAATGGTTGCTGGGGTAAAGGGAGAGACAAACCCTTGCCCATGCTCCattgcgcacgcacgcacacacgtacacacggtGATTGCAGAAAGCAAGAGGTGTGGGGATCCCACGAGGCAATGTCTCTGGGCCTGTCTCTCCGCTGGCAAACAGGCTCCTATGCAGAGAGCACTCTGGAAAGCCTGGCTGACGTGTGCATCTCACACAGGCCCTCTTTCTTCTGAGAGCCCAGAGAGACGCCTGACTTGTCCCTTGCACCTGACTGCCAATGTGACGGTTAGAGAGTTTTAAGTGTCTTTTCAAATGTCTCGCATGCTTCTCCACACAGATTTACCAAGCACTTATCTATATTCCTCAGCCCAACACTATAAAATGTGTCTGCCCGAAGTCCACATTGAAAGGATAATGAATAATATCATCAGGAATGCCACCAAGGCAGGAGTGACACTTTGACATAATAGTCGGAGACAGCTCAGAAACCGGTGGCATAAACATTATACTGGAGGTGCCAGGATGAAATATCCTTGTGAAGTCTCCCCACCCAAAAAAGTGGCTCAGGCAGGCTCAGGAAATGGCTCTAGCAACAGACAATACTTAAGTTTAAAGCAAAAACGGAGaggtaatattttaattttttcacaaGTATTCTTAACGTCATCATATTTTAAATAGTTACACTAACAAGTTACATTTTTCACAAAAATACTTGTACAGAGGAGTATTCTTATTTACATCCAGAGTGGCCATACTTAGGAAAGCCGGGACACTTAGCAGAGAGACTAGGATGACTCACAGAAAAACTTACGTGGGAACCCAAAAACTCCACGAACAAGTGAGCAGCCCAGTGCGCCCAGCAGCTACACAAACACAGCTAGACAATTCCAACCAGAGTGCAGTGAGACAGGAGTAAGATGTGTGAAGGGCGGGGAGCCCCGAGAGGGGGCAGCCGACAAGATGCTCACCCCGGAACTGGAGCACAGGCAGTTTTTCTCTGATGCGGACTTAAGTGAATGGCTGCCCAACCCCAGTGTTGGCCAGAGAAGGCTGACACGGGCCTCTGAGCCCTACATCTACAGGAACTAGTGAGATTCAAAATGTGAAATGCTAAGTAAGACTCAACGATTTCCCCCACAAAGAAGCCTATCGTGGCAGCTCATGAGGATGCCTTTTCTGTCTCAAATGGAGACCAGTTCCGAGCCATGCAGGCTGACTTGCAACTGTGCCCATGGAATCTCTCAAAGGTTAAGTGTGCCCAGCACAACCCTGAAAATGTCCACACCAAGACTGGCAAGTGACATACTAGTGTTCTTACAAGAATAGTGACTGGTCCTTCCTgtacactaaaataaaatttcccgatttaaaaaaaaaaaaaaaaagcttcatttCGACACACTATGCTATACAAATCAcctctcttttcagccttttCAGTACAAACGTGCATTTGGTTACTTTGATACAAGTGGCCCGTCCTGCTGCAGAAAGGAGCATCCTGCTGTCTTTACTCAGTCCTTCCAAAGGACTTTAACCTCTACATTCCCAATGGCGTttgaagggaggcagggaaggaacaCTTCCCACTGTCCCCAGAAGCCTGGGATCTGAGGGACCGTATTCAATACAGGCAGAGGTGAGGCAGACTGGTACAGAGAAACAGTCCATTAAAATGAAAGCCTACTGCTATGATGTCTATCTATGCCTGCTCAgactaaacaagaagaaaaaaaaaaaaaaaaaaacagaggttcCAAGTCAGTCCCATCGCTGTGGTCTCTGTTGCCATTGGTGATGGAGTCAGGGTGGGAACATCGCAGTGATCATAAATAAGCCAACTCCCTTGACTTCTGTGGGGAGTGCTCTGTATGTACAGCCTGCTCCAGTCAGAACTATCAACCCGATTCAACCATGCAGCATGGTGCCAGACCCTGAAGGTGTCACTCTGAGAGCAGAGACCTGGAGTATCCCACAGCTGCCATGGTATGGCATAGCCAGTGTCCATGTGATGGTGCCCACCAGCCTGGTATGGAGGATCTGGGCACTTTTTGTGTACATGTCACTGTGACCTAATTGCTCAGAAATTCTCACAAGCCTTGTCCCAAGAAACCTCTTCACTTACAGAGGGGACCCTGGGGCTGAGTGAGACAAGGTGTCTTGGCCAAGTGAAGTCATTTGCTTGGTGACtgcagacaaggcaacccaaggACACTCACTGCCAACACACTGTATGACATCACGAGACCAAAGTCTGAGCAGACACCTTTTAAAAGAAACCACAGCAGATATGTAACTTAGAAGCATTCAAATACAGACAGGGCCTCAACAGTGCACAAAGACCTGGGGGCCAAATCAGCAGCTCTGGCAAGAGTGAAGCAGGAGAGGTCACCTTTTTATAATGGCTTCATCAATTTAACTAGCTGGAAGAATTGTGTGCTGCTCCAGGCAAAGGGGTCACTAATCCCTACTCCCGTGCACACTGACCTTAAATGGAaccaaggaggagagaggggcaggGTAAAGCCTGGCCAAATTCAACAGCTGTCACACATTGCCTGCTCCATTAGAGGGGCAGAAACAGGCCAGCCAGCCATGGCAACAAATGCTACTACTAACTGCAGTGTCTCCTCAGAGCCATAACAGACATGGGCTCCACCTAACAAGGACGAAGGGCCAGCAGTTCCATGAGGTCCACCAGTGGCCACTCCAAGGTAGCTTTTGACGTTTCCTGGCAACAAAAGGAAATCGAGCGAATGCAAATGTCTACAagactgggttttgttttgttttttttttttttaattttgttttgtttttgttttttgaaccaGCTCTAGAGGTTGGGGCtggggctgtggctgtggctgtgagtCAAGGTTGACCTGGTTCCTTGTTCAGAGTTCTTAGAGGGTGAAACTGACTTCCTTTCTCACGCACAAACCAAATGCTGCTGCGGTGTCCAGCATCCCCAAGAGCCACCAACGTCTACAAACCAAGAGTAAGAACATGCAGCGCTGCAAAGCCCCAGGTCCATTCTGCTGGGCTACTCTCTAGGCACAAATCACACACTCCTCCTCCTAATGAGTGACAGTGACAATCAGCTCCGAGGTATCTCCACATGTCCTTTGGTCAATCAGAGCACTGCATCAACAAATATGCTtttcagagaaacaaatgttCATGGACGTATACAAcaatcttacctttaaataaaaatactttattcaTTCCCAACAAGTTATCAAAATGTACATTATTAACCAAGTAAAAATGGTACTTTGAATTAGTTGTCTAGAACATACTTGGGAGTATTTTTATGTATCTTTCTAAGAATAAAGCCCACTTCCAATGCCCTTGACACTAACGGGCTGCACTAAGTCCTTAACAGTGGCCACATAAGCAATGCGCGGGCCCCAGCCCACCACAGAGCTCACATTCTCACTTGCATTTAGGATACAGAAACTTACACTAGGTTACCTTCCTTTACCAAAAACTCTGAGACATCTTCACTTCACATCGTATTTATATAACCTTGTAAATAACACAGAGAACACAGCATACCTTGCATCAtattacagatgcacacacacacacacagacacagacacacagacacaaacgcACGCTCACAGAAGATAAAGTGCAGAACAGCACATGTTGCCTGAGGGAGGCGAGGCCTTCGCTACCTGACAGACACTGGAGCCCCAGCTGCTTCACTTTCCCTGTGGCTTCTGTCACTGTGAGCTGAAAAATCAACTCCTCAGAACTATGAAGAGTGCTCCCCAGTGCCTCAGGAGTGCTCCCCTTTCTTTAAGCACTCAACACTGTTTACAAACTCATTCCCAATGAGCTCTTGTCAGTAACAAGTACAGTTAGAGTCACTTTAATGAAAGCAAGCATTCCACAGGGCAGCAAATCTCTAGTGACTGACACCAGCCACTCTGAAAGGCAAGTGCCAGGCCCTAAAATGTCACAAGTTTTTGGCTGTGTGTTGTTttgatattaaattattttactaagAACTGCTTTTGTTCCTGAGATGGGCACATGAATTGAACTAGTTTCCTAGGAAGCTGCCACTAGGCCCCTGCCCTCAGCTCCACACAGTGTGGAGTGCAATCAGTCACACTGTGGGATCAGTCCTCCCCATGGCGCCATTTCTGCGACTCGTCCTGCCGAACGTCTGGTCTAATTTGGTTTCTCATGCCACCTAACACATTTGATGTCGCCTCGGTGGCTACAATCAGGGGTCTGACCACTGCCG
The nucleotide sequence above comes from Mus musculus strain C57BL/6J chromosome 12, GRCm38.p6 C57BL/6J. Encoded proteins:
- the Bdkrb1 gene encoding B1 bradykinin receptor, producing the protein MASQASLKLQPSNQSQQAPPNITSCEGAPEAWDLLCRVLPGFVITVCFFGLLGNLLVLSFFLLPWRRWWQQRRQRLTIAEIYLANLAASDLVFVLGLPFWAENVGNRFNWPFGSDLCRVVSGVIKANLFISIFLVVAISQDRYRLLVYPMTSWGNRRRRQAQVTCLLIWVAGGLLSTPTFLLRSVKVVPDLNISACILLFPHEAWHFVRMVELNVLGFLLPLAAILYFNFHILASLRGQKEASRTRCGGPKDSKTMGLILTLVASFLVCWAPYHFFAFLDFLVQVRVIQDCFWKELTDLGLQLANFFAFVNSCLNPLIYVFAGRLFKTRVLGTL